One part of the Gemmatimonadaceae bacterium genome encodes these proteins:
- a CDS encoding response regulator transcription factor, producing the protein METDRQSRILVVEDRREVLDVLERTLTDQGYDVVTATDGETAMVVALDLSPDLLILDVGLPRKSGLEVARELRARGFYAPVLMLTALDTITDKVSGLDAGADDYIAKPFDFEELLARVRALLRRAALKAEAALLRVANLSVNPLSREVKRGERVISLTQKEYALLEYLVRHAGRAMSREQISKNVWKQDLDPTTNIVDVYINYLRKKVDQESEPALVQTVRGVGYMIKPDA; encoded by the coding sequence ATGGAGACAGATCGCCAGAGCCGCATCCTCGTCGTGGAAGACCGGCGTGAGGTACTTGACGTCCTTGAGCGGACGCTCACGGACCAGGGTTACGACGTGGTCACCGCGACGGATGGCGAAACGGCCATGGTCGTGGCGCTCGACCTCAGCCCTGACCTTCTCATTCTCGACGTCGGGCTACCCAGGAAGAGCGGACTTGAGGTTGCGCGCGAGCTGCGCGCACGTGGCTTCTACGCCCCCGTCCTGATGTTGACTGCGCTCGACACCATCACCGACAAGGTGTCGGGGCTGGACGCGGGCGCCGACGACTACATCGCCAAGCCCTTCGACTTCGAGGAACTCCTCGCGCGTGTGCGGGCGCTCCTCCGCCGTGCGGCCCTCAAGGCCGAGGCTGCTCTGCTTCGCGTGGCGAACCTCTCCGTGAATCCGCTGAGCCGCGAGGTGAAACGCGGCGAACGCGTCATTTCACTCACGCAAAAGGAATACGCGCTGCTCGAGTACCTCGTGCGTCACGCCGGCCGCGCGATGTCACGAGAGCAGATCTCGAAGAATGTCTGGAAACAGGACCTCGACCCGACCACCAACATCGTCGACGTCTACATCAACTACCTGCGCAAGAAGGTGGACCAGGAATCAGAACCAGCCCTGGTCCAAACAGTGCGTGGGGTCGGGTACATGATCAAACCGGACGCCTGA